A stretch of DNA from Spirochaetaceae bacterium:
GCGTGCGCCGGATCGCAGCCCACCTCGTCCCGCCACAACTGCGCCATCGTGACGCGCTGCAGGCGCTCGCCGGCAGCCTCACCGTCGCCTTCGTCGCCCTCGTCGCATCTGGATCCGCCGCCGTCGTCGCTCGCCGCCGGCAACTCGGCGCGCAGCGCGGCCAACAGCCGCTCCATGCGCGCCAGCGCATCGTGGTAGTCCTCGTCGGTGGCGTACCATTCCAGCATCGTGAACTCGCGGTGGTGGAACGGTCCCTGCTCCTCGACGTTGCGGAAGCAGCGCGCCAATTGGTACACGCGCGGCATGCCGGCCGCCACCAGCCGCTTCATCCACAGCTCCGGCGACGGCGTCAGGTACAACTTCCGGGCGGAGCCGTCCGCATGGTGCTGCTCGGTGGCGAAGATGCCGATCGAGGGCTCCGGAATCAGCCGCGCCGCCAGCAGCGGCGTCTCCACTTCCACGAACCCCGCATCCTCGAAGAACGCCCGCACGCACCGGTTCAACCGCGCCCGCATGCGCAACAGCGACACAGCGTCGCGACTGTCCCGTTTCATGGTCACGAAGACGGCAGGAGGTGCAGCAGGCCCTGCTCAATCAGTGTCTGGAAGTGCAGCATGCGGCGCGACTTGCCGCACTCGCAACGTACGATCTGCTCCGCCAGGTCGCCGCTGGTGCCGCTTTCGTCCAGTCTGAGTTGACGCCGGCATGGGTCGTCCGGCCCGTGGACAAACCGGCGCCAGTCGATGTCGTCCACGTCGCCCCGCGAGCAGGCTCGGACGAATCGCGTGGCCACCACCGGCCTCTTGTCGAACTTGCCCCGGTCGAGCGCGGTCCGCCGCACCATGCGCCGGGAACGCGAGCCGGCCTGTCCCGGCGAGCCGGGGATGGATTCCTGCACCACGAACCACTCCGGGAAGCGCCACGCGCCGATTCCCCGTTGCCGATCCTGCCAGTGCTCCGGCTCCGGCGGCGGTGCATACAGCCGTGGCTCCTGCACGCCCGTCATGGAGGTCAGCTTGGCGGCCAGGCGCGGCTCGTCAATCGGTTCAAGGTCCGTTTCGGAGCCCCAGGTGTCGAGCCCGCCCACGATCGCGGACCGGTTGCCCCGGCGCGGTTCGGCGGCACCATAGAATCCGCTCTCGTCATGGCGGTCGGCGCCGCCGAGGAGCGCACCGGACTCGCCCACCCACGGCAGCGAGGCGAACTTGTCCACCGTGGCGACCAGAAAGGCAGGCAGGCGGCGGTAGAGCGGCTCGTCCACGGCCACGATGGGCAACGGCGTGTCGCCCGAGAAGTCGCACTCCAAACTGGCGCAGGCGATGCGCAACTCCGCAGGGTGATCGGCGTCCGGCAGCAGTGTGAACGAGTCCGGCGTGAAGTCCTCCCCGCACCAGGGACAACTTTCCAGCGGAATGGGAGCCGGCTTGCCTTGCGGGTTGTTCTTGTACTGGCTGACCTTGCTCCGTGCAGAGTCCGACCGGCTGTCGCCTCGTTCGCCGAGCCGGTTGGGAGTGCCCGCCTTGCCTACCCAAAGGCCGATCTCGAACGGCCACTCGCCATACCGGCCGGTGTCCTTGCGCCGCTCCAGCTCCAGCGCACACACCAGGCCGGATGCACGTCCGAGCTGGTCGAGGGTGAGCAGCCGCAGCGTGTAGCGCATGATCACGCTGACCCCGGCTCCACCCCGGCCGCCGTCGCCCGGATTGCGCAGCCGCCGCAGCACCATGGCGAACGCGGCCAGCCCGAGATACGCCTCCGTCTTGCCACCGCCGGTCGGGAAGAACAGGAGGTCCACGAACTCGCGCTCAGGATTCGCGGGTTCCGCGAGGCCCGCCAGGTTCAGCAACAGAAAGCCGAGCTGGAAGGCACGCCATCGGGGCGGTTCGGTCACCCCTTCACGGGCAAGGCGCCGAGAGAGCGCGGCGGCGACGGCGCGGTTGGCGACGCGGAAGGCGTCGAGCGCGTCCGCATCCCGAGACAGAAGGCGGATGCCCCGCTCCATGCGGTTCGCGGCGGACCGGGCGTGGAATACAAGCTCCTCGGCCGCCTCGCGGCGTTCGTCCGTCAGTCTGGCGAGCGTCGCGTCCTGCTCTTCGATCCAGGCGCGGTAACGCGTCACCAGCGGCGTCAACGCAAGTTCGGCGGCGCCACCGTCGGAGAGGTCGCCGAGCGCCGCCATGGCAAGCTCGACACCCGGCACCTTCTCGGTCTGCGTGGTCTCCA
This window harbors:
- a CDS encoding LysR family transcriptional regulator, with translation MKRDSRDAVSLLRMRARLNRCVRAFFEDAGFVEVETPLLAARLIPEPSIGIFATEQHHADGSARKLYLTPSPELWMKRLVAAGMPRVYQLARCFRNVEEQGPFHHREFTMLEWYATDEDYHDALARMERLLAALRAELPAASDDGGGSRCDEGDEGDGEAAGERLQRVTMAQLWRDEVGCDPAHASAGELAALARRLDIPATETDTWEQLFNRIFLTRVEPRIAKHHPVAVLDYPARIPTLAATVGDGVHAQRWELYLGGVEVANCFQEETGPGALRELLKSEARRQRTARVVPRPDLALAEAFGSVAACSGVAVGIDRLYAILLGLPAIARLMACADTG